One Vidua chalybeata isolate OUT-0048 chromosome 34, bVidCha1 merged haplotype, whole genome shotgun sequence genomic window, AAAACGTCCCCGAGGATCCAGAGGGGCCCCGAGGGAACGGGCACGTCCAGGCCCATGAAGCCACTGATGCACACGGGGGAGCCcagctgggacacctggggggacagggacacggcgGGTGACaaggggggacacggggacaaacctggggacagggaggagggTGGGGACCTGGGGACATGATGGACACGGGGACTTGGGGACAAGGGGGACAGAGTGAGGGGGTGACAAGGGGACaaacctggggacagggaggagggTGGGGACCTGGAATTGGGACACGAGGGACAGAGAGACTTGAGGACAGCATTATGGGGGTGACAAGGGGACaaacctggggacagggaggagtGTGGGgacctgggaatggggacatgagggacacggggacttggggacatgggggacagaGTGAGGGGGTGAcaaggggacatgggggacaaGGAGGAGGGTGAGGACCTGGGGATATGATGGACATGGGGACTTGGGGACAAAGGGACAAAGCTAGGGACAGGGAGGAGGGTGGGGACCTGGCAGTGGGGACATGATGGACATGGGGGACTTGGGGACAAAGGGACAaacctggggacacagaggagGGTGGGgacctgggaatggggacatgagggacacGGGGACTTGGGGACAAAGGGACTTGGGGACAGCGTGAGGGGAGTGAcaaggggacatgggggacaaGGAGGAGGGTGGGGAACGGGGActtggggacaaggggacaaaCAAGCAGGAGGgtggggacatgagggacacggggacttggggacaaggggacagggatgaaggtagggatggggatgtggggacagggacgtgAGGGCAAGGGGACAAaagacagggacatggggacatggggacagcaagGATGGGGGGAACTCAGGGGGACACATGAGGGAAAATGGGACAGGGGTGACACAGaggacagaggtgacacagaggCGATAGGGGTGACATGAGAACAGGGgtgacacagaggggacacaggggtgacacaggggcGACACAGAGGGGATGGGGGTGACATAGAGaggacacaggggtgacacaggggtgacacagaggggacaggggtgacacaggggtgacacagagATGACACAGAGGGGATGGGGGTGACATGAGAACAGGGgtgacacagaggggacacaggtgacacagagaggacagaggtgacacaggggtgacacaggggtgacacagaggggacaggggtgacacagaggtgacacaggggtgacacaggggtgacacagagGGGATGGGGGTGACATAGAGaggacacaggggtgacacaagggtgacacagaggggacaggggtgacacaggggtgacacagaggggacacggaggggacacaggtgacacggaggtgacacagaggagacacaggggtgacagaggtgacacaggtgacacaggggtgacacagaggggacacggaggggacacgggtgacacggaggtgacacagaggagacacaggggtgacagaggtgacacaggtgacacggaggggacacggagggggCGGGGGTCCCACCTTGAGCACGTACTGCTGGGGGCTGAGCGTGAACCCTTTCCCGCTCAGGACGAAGGTGACGTTGGGCAGGGACGGGACCTTGTCACAATCCATCGTGTActgggggaggggacaccggCCTGACGACACGACCCCCACCCACAGGGGACCCCCGGATGTCACccacccctcccctccccccccgcgAGGACACTCAGGGACCCCCACCCGaaggggacactcagggaccCCCACCCAGGGGGTCCGAGGGGGTCGtgggggacactcggggaccCCCACCCTaaggggacactcagggaccCCCACCCTAAGGGGACATGGGGGATCGCGGGGGACAATCAGGGACCCCCAATGCCCCCCACCCGAATGGGACTGGGGGGACACTCAGGGACCCCCAATTGCTCCACCCGGGGGTCtgggggacactcggggacacccagggacccccagtgcccccacccgggggtctgggggacacccagggacacccagggacccccGCTGCCCCCACCCGGGGGTCCGGGATGGGACtgggggacactcggggacatCCAGGGACCCCCCAATGCCCTCAGACGGTGGTCTGGGGGGGTCGTTGGGACACTCGAGGACACCCAGGAACCCTCAATTCCCCCATCCGGAGGTCCGGGGGGTCGTTtgggacacccagggacccccaatATCCCCACCCGGGGGTCtgggggacactcggggacacccagggacccccaatGCCCCCACCCGGGGGTCCGGGGGGTCGtgggggacacccagggacccccaatTGCTCCACCCGGGGGTCggggggacactcggggacacccagggacccccaatTGCTCCACCCGGGGGTCggggggacactcggggacacccagggacccccaatGCCCCCACCCGGGAGTCCGGGATGGTCtgggggacacccagggacccccGCTGCTCCCACCCGGGGGTCGGGGCGGGGGTCGTGGGGGTCCGTACCTGCCCCTCCTCGGTGCGGAACCCCCCCAGCGCCCGGTGCAGCGCGTCCACCTCGGCGCTGGGCCCGGTGATCAGCGACGTCCCCGTGTCCACGATGGCCTCGCAGCCCCCCCTGCACAGGGGGGGGTCCCGGCACCCCACGACCCCCGGATCCCCCACGGACAGCCTGGGGGGAGGGGCACGGGGGGCGCTCAGAGGGGTCGGGGggcattttggggggggtttggggcagtttGAGGGGCCAGGGGGCACttggggggggtcagggggcaTTTAGAGGGGTCAGGGGGCACTTaggggggctttggggacactCAGAGGGGTCAGGGGGCActtggggggctcagggggcaTTTAGGGGGGTCAGGGGGCATttaggggggtttgggggcagtTTGAGGGGTCAGGGGGcatttgggggggtttgggggcagtTAAAGGAGTCGGGGGGCAGTTAAAGGTGTCAGGGGCAATTAAAGGGGTCGGGGGGCAGTTAAAGGGGTCGGGGGGCAGTTAAAGGGTCGGAAGATATTTGGGGGAGatcaggaggaatttggggCATCTCAAAGGAAttctggggtggtttgggggatccagggggatttggagggggggggggattttgggagggtccgaggggaatttgggaagatcttggggaatttgggggggggggggttctgGGATGGctcaggggggatttgggggggtcttGGGGAATCTGGGGGAGCGGATTTTGGGAGGtttcagggggattttgggggcgGGGGtctttgggaatttgggggagaGGATTTTGGGAGGGTccagtgggaatttggggggggggtcttgGGGAATtcggtgggggggggggactTTGGGGTGGttcaggggggatttggggaagtcttggggaatttggggagatTCTGGGAGGGTTcaggggaatttttttgggggggggttgtcTTGGGGAATTTaggggaggggattttggggtgatttgggggcggggggttttgtggggtgtctcacctgtccatgtGCACCTGCCAGTAGCTCTTTCGGGACACGGGGATGTACTCCAGGGGTCCCTCGAAGTGCTGCTCGTTGATGCCCCCCAAAAGCAGCTCCCCCCCGTCGCCCTCCGAGGCCCCGCTGCACCCCACGGGCAGAGTGGGGGGCGTcagggggggatttgggggtcccagaggggattttgggggccCCATGGGTGTCCCACAGGGGATttcaggggggatttgggggtcccacaGGGGATttcaggggggatttgggggtcccgggggtcccagaggggatttggggggtcctagGAGAGATttcaggggggatttgggggtcccagaggggatttgggggtcccatgGGTGTCCCACAGGGGATTTCAGGGGGGATTTGGAGGtcccagaggggattttgggggtcccatgGGTGTCCCACAGGGGATttcaggggggatttgggggtcccgggggtcccagaggggattttgggggtcctaTGGGTGTCCCACAGGGGATttcaggggggatttgggggtcccagaggggatttgggggtcccatgggtgtcccagaggggatttcaggggggatttgggggtcccagaggggattttgggggtcccatgggtgtcccagaggggatttgggggggtcccagaggggatttgggggtcccagaggggatttgggggtcctggtgggtcccagaggggatttcaggggggatttgggggtcccagaggggattttgggggtcctggtgggtcccagaggggatttcaggggggatttgggggtcccagaggtgatttgggggtcctggtgggtcccagaggggatttcaggggggatttgggggtcccagaggggattttgggggtcccatgggtgtcccagaggggatttcagggggatttgggggtcccgggggtcccagaggggatttgggggggtcctaGGAGAGATttcaggggggatttgggtgtcccagaggggatttgggggtcctggtggatcccagaggggatttcaggggggatttgggggtcccgggggtcccagaggggatttgggggggtcctaGGAGAGATttcaggggggatttgggggtcccagaggggatttgggggtcctggtgggtcccagaggggatttcaggggggatttgggggtcccagaggggattttggggggtcccatgggtgtcccagaggggatttcaggggggatttgggggtcccagaggggatttgggggtcccatgggtgtcccagaggggatttcaggggggatttgggggtcccagaggggattttgggggtcctggtgggtcccagaggggatttcaggggggatttgggggtcccagaggggattttggggggtcccatgggtgtcccagaggggatttcaggggggatttgggggtcccgggggtcccagaggggatttgggggtcccgggggtcccagaggggatttgggggggtcctaGGAGAGAtttcagggggatttgggggtcccagaggggatttgggggtcctggtgggtcccagaggggatttcagggggatttgggggtcccagaggggattttgggggtcctggtgggtcccagaggggatttcaggggggatttgggggtcccagaggggattttggggggtcccatgggtgtcccagaggggatttcaggggggatttgggggtcccagaggggattttgggggtcccagaggggatttgggggtcccagaggggattttgggggtaCCATGGGTGTCCCAGAGGGGATttcaggggggatttgggggtcccgggggtcccagaggggatttgggggtcccgggggtcccagaggggattttgggggtcccatgGGTGTCCCAGAGGGGATTTCAGGGGGGATTTCggggtcccagaggggatttgggggtcccagaggggatttgggggtcctggtgggtcccagaggggatttcaggggggatttggggatcccagaggggattttggggggtcctatgggtgtcccagaggggatttcaggggggatttgggggtcccagaggggattttgggggtcctggtgggtcccagaggggatttcaggggggatttgggggtcccagaggggattttggggggtcctatgggtgtcccagaggggatttggggggatttggcGTGCCCCCGTACCTGCGCAGGTAGAAGGAGAAGACGTTGTTGCGGAAGAGCCCCTGCTCCATCATGTTGTCGAAGACGGGCCGCGCGGGGCCGGCCGCGGCGCCGGGGTACGCCATGCCCAGCACGCCGTCGAAGCGCGCGGCCGCGAACGCCATCCCGGGCAGGGCCACGGCCTCGGCGAACGTCTGGTTGGCCACCGAGATGTTGGACACCTGCGTGGGGacggggacagtgacacagggacagtgacacagggacagtgacagtgacacagggacagtgacacagggacaaagagacagtgacagtgacacagggacagtgacagtgacacagggacagtgacacagggacaaaGAGACAGTGACATCGCCATGGCCACCGAGATGTTGGACAGCTGCGTGGGGacggggacagtgacacagggacagtgacacagggacagggacagtgacacggTGACACCACCTTGGCCAATGTCTGGTTTAACCCCACCCCCTCATTATCTTCTCATTGACCACGCCCCCACCGTGAGCGTGTCGGTGCTCAGGGAgccccaggacccctccccaggacccctccccaggacccctccccagggaccccagccCACCGTGAGCATGTCGGTGCTCAGgaaccccccaggacccctccccaggacccctccccaggacccctccccagggaccccagccCACCGTGAGCGTGTCGGTGCTCAGgaaccccccaggacccctccccaggacccctccccagggaccccagccCACCGTGAGCGTGTCGGTGCTCAGgaaccccccaggacccctccccaggacccctGCCCAGGGACCCCAGCCCACCATGAGCGTGTCGGTGCTCAGGGAgccccaggacccctccccaggacccctccccagggaccccagccCACCGTGAGCGTGTCGGTGCTCAGGAAGCCCCAGAGGCTGCCGCTGCCGTAGCTGATGGCGAAGGTGGTGCCGTTGGCGCGGTGGGTGCACGACAGCAGGGGCTGGTAGTGGCGGTGGAGCCCTGCGGGGACACGCCCACTCGCCTCAGACCACGCCCACTCGCCTCAGACCACGCCCATTCACCAGAGCCTGCTCCCACACAGGCCCCGCCCCCCAGACCACGCCCCTGTCAAAGCCCCGCCCCTCCCAGTCCAAGCAAAGCACTCGAGGCTCCGCCCTAACCACACCCTTCCCCAGACCACGCCCCTCAGCCCTAAACCACGCCCGCTTTCCCACCCACACTCTATCAAACATTAAGCACGCCCATTTCATTCTGCCACGCCCTGCTAGGTCCCACCCACACCCCAAACCACACCCCTGCACCCTGCCACGCCCTGCTAGGCCACACCCACCACCAAAACCACACCCTTTCTATCCTGCCATGCCCCGCCCATCACCCAAAAAATGAGCACTCCATGCTGCCACGCCTTCCTAGGCCCCACCCACCATCCAAAACACACTTATTCCATCCTGCCACGCCCTGAGAAGCCCCGCCCACCACCATATCACACCTGTTCCACATTGCCACGCCCTATTAGGCCCCGCCCTCTGCCCAAAACACACCAGCCCCACCCTGCCACGCCCTGCTAGGCCCCGCCCACCACCAAACCACGCCTGTTCCACCCTGCCACGCCCTGCTAGGCCCCTCCCATCACCCAAAGCACACCTTTTCTTCCTGGCTGGGTCCCGCCCACTGCCCAAACCACACCCATTCCCCACTGCCACGCCCTGCTAGGCCCCACCCATTGCCCAAACCACACCCTTTCCACCCTGCCAAGTCCCACCCACCACCCGAACCACGCCCTTTCCACCCTGCCAGGCCCCGCCCACCGCCCAAACCACACCCGTTCCATCCTGCCACACCCTGAGACGCCCCGCCCACCACCGAACCACACCCTTTCCATCCTACCAGACCCCGCCCACTGCCCAAACCACGCCCTTTCCCCAATCCTAAGCCCCGCCCAGCACCCAAACCACGCCCTTTCTGCCCTGCCAGGCCCCGCCCAGCACCCAAGCCACGCCCCGTGCGGTTGCCCCGCCCCGTCAGGCCCCGCCCCTCACAGCAGGCCAGGTAGAGCAGGCAGCAGCGGGACGAGGGCACCCAGAGGTCGGCGGAGCCGGTGTCGAACACGACGCGGAAATCCTGGCGCGGCGTCCCCAGGGACACGGTGCCGTAGTACTGcgcctgggggggggggggggggggcacgcACGGTGTCACCGCGGTGTCCCCAAGgcccctgggacccccctgTGACACCAGAACCCCCCCACTccggtgtccccaaggtgcTGCGACCCCCCCGTGACACCAGAACCCCCCCATTCCAGTGTCCCCAAGATTCCTGGAcgccccccatgtccccaaggtcCCTGGGACCCCCACCCAATGTCACTGTCCCCCACcctcccaatgtccccaatgtccctgtgaccctccccaatgtccctgtcccccaccccccccaatttccccaagGCCACTGTGCCCCCTCCCACAATGTCCCCAaggtccctgtgcccccctcaatgtccccatgtccctgtccccacctccctgatgtccccaaggtCCCTGGGACCCCCCGTGACACCATAACCCCCCCATTCCGGTGTCCCAAGgtccctgggacccccccatGTCActgtcccccacccccccaatgtccccaaggccacTGTGCccccccacaatgtccccagggtccctgtgcccccccacaatgtccccaatgtccctgtcccccacccccccaatgtccccaaggccacTGTGCCCctcccccaatgtccccaatgtccctgtcccccacccccccagtgtccccaaggccacTGTGCCCctcccccaatgtccccaatgtccctgtcccccacccccccaatgtccccaaggccCCTGTGACCCCCCtcaatgtccctgtcccctgcccccccaatgtccccaaggcccctgtgacccccccaatgtccccaaggtccctgtgcccctcccccgatgtccccaaggtccctgtgccccccccaatgtccctgtccccacccccccgatgtccccaaggtccctgtgaccccccccgatgtccccaaggcccctccccctcctgtcccccccccgggggtccctgtccccccccccgcccctcccccactcaCGTTCATGTAGTTGTGGAGCCGCGCGggcgccgccgcccctcccccactgCGGCTGCGGGGGCCCCCCCCGctcccccaaaatttggggggcACCCAGGGCCCCCTCTCCAGGGGGATGCTGCGGGGGAGAGGAAGCTCATTAGTGAGCTTAATGGCACTAATTATGCTAATGAAGAGCTGCCAGCGCGGCGCtgagcggggcggggggggggcagggctgggtgaaTTAAGGAGGTTAATTAATGAGGTTAATTAATGAGGTTAATTAATGAGGGGCTCCCTCGGGGCTCCATGGGCTTGGAAGGGTTAatggggggggtccccaaattCCGGGGTCACCCCCGGGGTCAGAGGtcacgggggggggggtcacgCCCTGAGGGTGGGGCCGGGGCCGAGCGGGTCCGACCGGCTCCCGCCCCCGCCTGGGAGGGAgcgggaaccccaaaatccacctgggagggacccaggaaccccaaaacccctcccaaaatccacctgggggcatccgggaaccccaaaatccacctgggagggacccaggaaccccaaaacccctcccaaaatccacccGGGGGCAtccgggaaccccaaaatccagctgggGGTATcggggaaccccaaaacccctcccaaaatccacccGAGGCATtcgggaaccccaaaatccacctggagcatccaggaaccccaaaacccctcccaaaatccacccGGGGGCAtccgggaaccccaaaatccacctgggagGGACCCAGGAACCCGAAAACccctcccaaaatccacccGGGGGCAtccgggaaccccaaaatccacctggagcatccaggaaccccaaaacccctcccaaaatccacctgggggCATCAGGttaccccaaaatccacctgagcgcgaaccccaaaacctctctcAAAATCCACCGGGGGGGAGGGGTCCAGGATACctggacccccccccaaattaaccccccaaaccccacctggggGCATCCAggaaccccccaaaccccacctggggGCATCCAGGTGTCCAagaacccccccaaacccccacctGAGAAGACACAGGTGTTCAAAGACCCCCCCCAGATCCACCCCCCAGGtacctgggaccccccccaaaacaccgCCCAGGTATCCGGGACCCCCCCAACTCCCCCCAGGTatccgggacccccccccaaaacaccgCCCAGGTAtccgggacccccccaaactcccccaggtaccgggacccccccccccaaactccccccaGGTatccgggacccccccccaaactccccccaGGTAtccgggaccccccccaaactccccccaGGTAtccgggaccccccaaaaacaccccccaGGTAtccgggacccccccaaactccccccaggacccccccccggTCTCTCACCGCAGCATCGCTCCCGCTCCAGCCACGAGCAGCAGGAGGGGCCCGATCGCGGGACCCCCGACGGCCGCCCTGAGCCCCCCCATGGCCGCCCTGAGCCCCCCCGTGGCCACCTTGAGCCCCCCCGTGGCCACTCTgagcccccccgccccgcgcgcgcgGGGGAACCCCCTCAGGCCCCGCCCACAGACACGCCCCTTCCCCAAACCACGCCCCATTCCATTGACTGCAACGGGGGAACCCCatcaggccacgccccctttGCTTTGTGGAGCCACGCCCACATTGAGTGTAAATGGAGTGGTGAGCCACGCCCACTCAGGAGCCACGCCCCTCATTGAGCAAAAGGGACTCGGCAGCCACGCCCCCCTTCAGGCACCGCCCCATTTCAAACCATAAATGGTTTAACCACGCCCCCTCACGAAGCCACGCCCCGTGGTGACGCAATTGCGGGGGCGGGGGTGACTCAGGGGGCGcgggaaccccaaaaccgcccccACATCCGGGGGGGGCCCCCCGAAATTCCCGCCAAAACATAAATTTGGGGGGGCCCCTAAAACCACCCCGTAATCAGGAGAGGCCCCCTAAATTTTGGGGTGGTTCTAAGGGGGAGCCTTCAAACTGACCCACATAATTTGGGGGGTCCAAAATCACCCcgaaatttggggagggggctctggACTGCCCCATAACTCGGGGGAACCCCCCCCACCCAAAATTAACCCATTTTGGGGATCCCAAAATTGTTCCCtgcgtgggggggggggctgaaagcaccccaaaaatggagggggtcccaaaatcagcccaaaactggaatccccccccccaaatcaaCCCATGGgggaccccaaattcccccgGAACTgagcccccccccaaaaacgAACCCATGGGGGGGGGTCTGAAACTGCCCCACAactgagaccccccccaaattgGTGGTGACCCCAAACTCGGCCCATAATTTGGGGGGGGTGagaccccaaatttccccataatttggggtgggggggaccccaaatttccccataactgagcccccccccccccaaaaccaacccatgggggggggggggtctgaaAGTGCCCTACaactgagacccccccccccccaaattcgGGGGAGGGGGGTGGTGACCCCAAACTCGTTCCATAATTTGGGAGGGGGGTGTGACCCCAATCCCTCCCCATAATTTGGGGCgggggggacccccaaaatctcagccggggggggggggNNNNNNNNNNNNNNNNNNNNNNNNNNNNNNNNNNNNNNNNNNNNNNNNNNNNNNNNNNNNNNNNNNNNNNNNNNNNNNNNNNNNNNNNNNNNNNNNNNNNNNNNNNNNNNNNNNNNNNNNNNNNNNNNNNNNNNNNNNNNNNNNNNNNNNNNNNNNNNNNNNNNNNNNNNNNNNNNNNNNNNNNNNNNNNNNNNNNNNNNNNNNNNNNNNNNNNNNNNNNNNNNNNNNNNNNNNNNNNNNNNNNNNNNNNNNNNNNNNNNNNNNNNNNNNNNNNNNNNNNNNNNNNNNNNNNNNNNNNNNNNNNNNNNNNNNNNNNNNNNNNNNNNNNNNNNNNNNNNNNNNNNNNNNNNNNNNNNNNNNNNNNNNNNNNNNNNNNNNNNNNNNNNNNNNNNNNNNNNNNNNNNNNNNNNNNNNNNNNNNNNNNNNNNNNNNNNNNNNNNNNNNNNNNNNNNNNNNNNNNNNNNNNNNNNNNNNNNNNNNNNNNNNNNNNNNNNNNNNNNGGGGGGGGGTCTTTAGGGGTTCAccggggttttgggggggtcaccAGGTGTGGGAGGTcacggggaccccaaaatcccccccaaattcctggaTCCCCCTCAAATCCAGGATTtacccccccaaatcccacccaggaaCTTT contains:
- the LOC128802201 gene encoding cathepsin D-like, whose protein sequence is MNAQYYGTVSLGTPRQDFRVVFDTGSADLWVPSSRCCLLYLACWLHRHYQPLLSCTHRANGTTFAISYGSGSLWGFLSTDTLTVSNISVANQTFAEAVALPGMAFAAARFDGVLGMAYPGAAAGPARPVFDNMMEQGLFRNNVFSFYLRSGASEGDGGELLLGGINEQHFEGPLEYIPVSRKSYWQVHMDRLSVGDPGVVGCRDPPLCRGGCEAIVDTGTSLITGPSAEVDALHRALGGFRTEEGQYTMDCDKVPSLPNVTFVLSGKGFTLSPQQYVLKVSQLGSPVCISGFMGLDVPVPSGPLWILGDVFLAGHYAVFDRDHDRVGLARSK